Proteins encoded in a region of the Synechococcus sp. BIOS-U3-1 genome:
- a CDS encoding GumC family protein: MTHSKTTQSLIESTSREDEVDLRQLGGALLRHKGLIGAVAGSALVLSTLYAFTRKPVWEGQFQIVLQNNEQPSSGAAALLQNNPALAGLIGSGSGESQLETEVKILESPSVLKPVFDFVKASKTKAGDDVSDWRYSDWAKSNLTIELAKGTSVLEIAYRDTQEDLILPVIDRISKAYQAYSDRDRTRGLNSAVAYLEQQIIKLTPEANSSMRAAQNYGLANDLGVKDGLGASAIGTSGDSGESSIENARNAAQNKVNALQQQLNDAKVSGSNRVYVAPQLVANAELYGQLQSIEASLQEKSSLLLPSDPSIRALQRQRRSLTLVINQQTMGLLRGELQTAQAQLASLNRPHEVIIKHRELVRAALRDEKTIAELEVQLQAMQLEQARQGEPWELISKPTLLDSPVAPNKKRIIALGLLAGLVAGSGAALVVDRRTGLVFSSDDLKVLLPCPLLKHLSALAPNSWYDAADLLANGPLNVSTNGAIALIPVGNVPSDQLRRFGSELQNALGSRELVVSSDLRQTSRCATQLLLTAPGVATRTQLSQLKQKLALQGTPLAGWILLDPELELS; this comes from the coding sequence AGCACTCCTGCGCCACAAGGGCCTGATTGGAGCTGTTGCCGGATCTGCACTTGTACTTTCCACCCTGTATGCCTTCACCCGAAAGCCGGTCTGGGAAGGGCAATTTCAGATTGTGCTTCAAAACAATGAACAGCCTTCCAGTGGGGCAGCAGCCCTGCTGCAAAACAATCCAGCCTTAGCCGGTTTGATCGGCTCCGGTAGTGGCGAAAGTCAACTGGAAACAGAGGTCAAAATTCTCGAAAGCCCGTCGGTACTCAAACCCGTTTTCGATTTCGTTAAAGCCAGCAAAACTAAAGCTGGAGACGATGTCAGCGATTGGCGCTATTCAGATTGGGCTAAGAGCAACCTCACAATTGAACTCGCCAAGGGGACTTCAGTACTGGAAATCGCCTACCGCGACACCCAGGAAGACTTGATCCTCCCAGTGATTGATCGCATCTCCAAGGCTTATCAGGCTTATTCAGATCGCGATCGCACCCGCGGACTGAATAGTGCTGTGGCTTATCTCGAACAACAAATTATCAAGCTGACCCCAGAAGCAAACAGTTCGATGCGCGCAGCGCAGAATTACGGTCTTGCCAATGACCTCGGCGTGAAAGATGGACTTGGCGCAAGCGCCATTGGTACATCAGGTGATTCTGGTGAATCTTCAATTGAAAATGCCCGCAATGCTGCGCAAAACAAGGTGAATGCGCTTCAACAACAGCTCAATGATGCAAAAGTGAGTGGTAGCAATCGCGTGTATGTGGCCCCCCAGTTAGTGGCAAATGCTGAGCTCTACGGACAACTTCAATCGATCGAAGCCAGTCTCCAGGAGAAATCATCACTACTACTTCCATCAGACCCCAGCATTCGGGCCTTACAACGCCAGCGCCGATCTCTCACTCTTGTGATCAATCAACAGACCATGGGCCTTTTACGAGGAGAGCTTCAAACAGCCCAAGCTCAACTCGCTTCCCTCAATCGACCACATGAAGTGATCATCAAGCACCGTGAATTGGTACGCGCAGCCCTTCGCGATGAAAAAACAATTGCTGAGCTGGAAGTACAATTGCAAGCCATGCAATTGGAACAAGCGAGGCAAGGCGAACCATGGGAGCTGATCTCAAAACCGACATTACTTGACTCGCCGGTCGCACCAAATAAAAAGCGAATCATTGCTCTTGGCTTGCTAGCGGGCTTGGTCGCGGGAAGTGGTGCAGCACTTGTGGTGGATCGCCGCACCGGGCTGGTATTCAGCAGCGATGATCTCAAGGTATTGCTTCCTTGCCCACTGCTGAAGCACCTTTCCGCACTTGCCCCCAACAGCTGGTACGACGCTGCTGATCTGCTTGCTAATGGACCACTCAACGTGTCCACCAATGGCGCCATTGCTCTGATACCTGTCGGCAATGTGCCCAGCGATCAACTGAGGCGCTTTGGCAGCGAACTACAAAATGCGCTTGGCAGCCGTGAACTTGTTGTCAGCAGCGATCTTCGCCAAACCAGCCGTTGCGCGACCCAGCTTCTACTCACAGCACCGGGCGTTGCCACTCGCACTCAGCTCTCCCAGCTGAAGCAAAAGCTGGCGCTACAAGGTACGCCATTAGCTGGCTGGATTCTGCTCGATCCTGAACTGGAGCTGAGTTGA
- a CDS encoding glycosyltransferase, with product MPALTVLLPIHNSFEAVCRCLHSLHNDTNPLDAAITKLVLINDASTDTRISPRLKEFRNQTPRVELIEQNTNLGYLASVNRQLERVTGAVVLLNSDTVVTRDWATRLQAGAKRYPRLGALTPLSNNATFSTIRDPNDRRRALTREDLPRIEALLEKRTGCDYPLAPTGMGFCLLITALARSIAPKFNATFAPGYEEENDLCQTLRAHGLQCRIASDVYVHHEGGESFGPDKAGLQKRHYELIQQQHPAYAALVQDWFERLDQPYDLLPGANNSKPLRLLLEAEVLSQSLTGVVRYLDTLIELLHPSINRGDLKVSAVVSDTGTQKRYQSSTPQVEWLTGSDLDSQGQRWDIYHLCHANIPFEVVQRRRRHASRLVVSLHDLIAFENPSYFANGESFLSYRQQLRELTGLADHVLAISENTLRDGLEQLQLTHQRCSVFANPLCHLQISPEPEQKNWPPAERFCLIVGTDFRHKHLLGSVELFRDALLPLDPQLKLVLVGPEVAHGGCLTELKTLLNRDKTLERAVHIEGAVSDARLTSLYKSAELVLYLSLQEGFGYIPYEAAMHHCPTVVANTSVYTELPNWVAVDPYSCPRTNSVLAQLLNDPACRKINVQVWQQQLAYDQQRDHAQELLSVYCQVLNTPRHPYAKWLVKPQLESTAPHVSASRLRRLAILLPASVKQGLRRSQRWLQQQKI from the coding sequence TTGCCTGCACTCACTGTTCTCCTGCCAATTCACAACAGCTTTGAGGCGGTCTGCCGCTGCCTTCACAGCCTGCACAACGACACAAATCCTTTGGATGCGGCGATCACCAAGTTGGTTCTGATCAACGATGCCAGTACTGATACACGCATCTCACCACGACTCAAAGAATTCCGCAATCAAACGCCGCGGGTGGAGCTGATCGAGCAGAACACAAACCTCGGATACCTCGCCAGCGTGAACCGACAACTGGAGCGAGTCACAGGTGCGGTGGTTCTGCTCAATTCCGACACGGTCGTGACTCGAGACTGGGCCACGCGTCTGCAAGCAGGTGCGAAGCGTTACCCACGCCTCGGGGCGCTCACCCCCTTGAGCAACAACGCCACCTTCAGCACGATCAGAGACCCAAATGATCGCCGTCGTGCGTTGACGAGAGAGGATCTGCCGCGCATCGAAGCGCTGCTAGAAAAGCGAACAGGCTGTGATTACCCGCTGGCACCCACCGGGATGGGTTTCTGCCTGTTGATCACTGCACTGGCACGTTCGATCGCTCCCAAATTCAATGCCACCTTTGCGCCCGGATACGAAGAAGAAAACGATCTCTGCCAGACCCTTAGGGCCCATGGGCTGCAGTGCCGCATCGCTTCTGATGTCTATGTGCACCATGAGGGCGGAGAAAGTTTTGGTCCCGACAAAGCAGGCCTGCAGAAACGGCACTACGAGCTGATCCAGCAGCAACACCCTGCTTATGCCGCTCTGGTGCAGGACTGGTTTGAACGCCTGGATCAGCCCTATGACTTGCTGCCGGGGGCAAACAACTCCAAACCATTGCGTCTGCTTCTTGAAGCAGAGGTGCTGAGCCAGAGCCTCACTGGTGTGGTCCGTTATCTGGACACCTTGATTGAACTCCTGCACCCCTCAATCAATCGCGGCGATCTAAAAGTGAGTGCCGTGGTGAGTGATACCGGCACCCAAAAGCGCTACCAATCGAGCACCCCGCAGGTGGAATGGCTCACCGGTTCAGATCTAGATAGTCAAGGCCAGCGCTGGGATATTTATCACCTATGCCACGCCAACATTCCTTTTGAAGTTGTGCAACGGCGACGTCGTCACGCCAGCCGTCTGGTTGTCTCGCTCCACGACCTAATTGCTTTTGAGAACCCCAGCTACTTCGCTAACGGAGAAAGCTTCCTGAGCTACCGCCAGCAATTACGAGAACTGACCGGTCTGGCCGACCATGTGCTGGCTATCTCGGAGAACACTCTGCGCGATGGACTGGAACAGCTGCAACTAACCCATCAGCGCTGCAGCGTCTTCGCCAACCCTCTGTGCCACCTCCAAATCTCACCAGAACCTGAACAGAAGAACTGGCCACCGGCCGAACGCTTCTGCCTGATCGTGGGCACTGATTTCCGCCATAAGCATCTGCTCGGCTCCGTTGAGCTCTTCCGGGACGCGTTACTGCCACTTGATCCGCAGTTGAAACTCGTACTAGTGGGACCTGAAGTGGCACATGGCGGCTGCCTTACGGAGCTGAAGACTTTGCTCAACCGCGACAAGACGCTGGAGAGGGCCGTGCACATCGAAGGAGCTGTGAGTGACGCACGACTGACATCTCTCTATAAAAGCGCAGAGCTGGTGCTCTATCTCAGTCTGCAGGAAGGTTTCGGCTACATCCCCTATGAGGCGGCAATGCACCATTGCCCTACCGTTGTCGCCAACACCTCGGTGTACACGGAGCTGCCGAATTGGGTGGCGGTTGATCCCTATTCATGCCCCCGCACCAACTCCGTGCTGGCTCAATTGTTGAATGACCCCGCCTGTCGCAAGATAAACGTGCAGGTATGGCAGCAGCAACTTGCGTACGACCAGCAGCGCGATCACGCGCAGGAACTGCTGAGCGTCTACTGCCAGGTGCTAAACACCCCTAGGCACCCCTACGCCAAGTGGCTTGTAAAGCCGCAACTGGAATCAACTGCACCTCATGTTTCAGCATCACGGCTGAGACGCCTCGCAATACTTCTACCAGCGAGCGTCAAGCAAGGGTTGCGCCGCAGTCAACGCTGGCTCCAACAACAAAAGATTTAG
- a CDS encoding glycosyltransferase family 4 protein yields MSAELDVEAEGFEHFGLHERISPHQHCIGTSHHPKSTLSWLHCNPDGASYSLTSDQRHRLRNSRYVVGTWVWESQQLPASWHQALNWIDQLWVPSGYVQDLLQHYTNKRVHVVPHLVGKPRSAGSPTKRQRQVLYIFDGHSYLHRKNPHLLLEAFAISGLPERGWKLILKTRNLGEAGGEPTILNYLRQRLIELQKLWPEQIQLLDAVLDRQSISQLLRSSAIYASPHASEGFGLTIAEAMAHGCLTAATDHGGCRDWLNTETGFPVPCQLEAIRNGYGIYKENSVWAKVEPEPLADALRQAAELHDNQPFLADEIRQAASNAIEQQCGSKAVASAIRHALSTVL; encoded by the coding sequence ATGAGTGCTGAACTGGATGTAGAAGCAGAGGGCTTTGAGCACTTCGGGTTGCATGAGCGGATTAGCCCTCATCAACACTGCATTGGAACTTCACATCATCCCAAGTCAACTCTGAGTTGGCTGCATTGCAACCCTGATGGCGCCAGCTATTCCCTGACATCGGATCAAAGACACAGGCTGAGAAACAGTCGCTATGTCGTCGGCACATGGGTCTGGGAAAGCCAGCAACTTCCGGCCAGCTGGCACCAAGCCTTGAACTGGATTGATCAGCTTTGGGTGCCCAGTGGCTACGTGCAGGATCTTTTGCAGCATTACACCAACAAACGCGTACACGTGGTTCCCCACCTCGTCGGCAAGCCCAGATCAGCAGGGTCCCCTACGAAGCGACAACGCCAAGTGCTTTATATCTTCGATGGGCACAGTTATTTGCATCGCAAAAATCCACATCTATTACTGGAAGCCTTCGCCATCAGTGGGCTTCCTGAGCGAGGTTGGAAGCTGATTCTGAAGACACGGAACCTCGGTGAAGCGGGCGGAGAACCAACAATCCTCAACTATTTGCGACAACGGCTCATTGAACTTCAGAAGCTATGGCCTGAACAAATTCAACTTCTCGATGCAGTCCTCGATCGACAGAGCATCAGTCAGCTGCTCAGAAGCAGTGCCATCTATGCCTCACCTCACGCCAGTGAAGGATTTGGCCTCACGATTGCAGAAGCCATGGCCCATGGTTGTCTCACAGCTGCGACCGACCATGGCGGCTGTCGCGACTGGCTAAACACTGAAACTGGTTTTCCCGTGCCTTGTCAACTGGAAGCTATCCGCAATGGTTACGGCATTTACAAAGAAAATAGTGTTTGGGCCAAGGTTGAACCTGAGCCGCTGGCCGATGCATTACGCCAAGCAGCAGAGTTACATGACAATCAACCATTCCTTGCCGACGAAATCCGTCAGGCAGCGAGCAATGCAATCGAACAGCAGTGCGGATCGAAGGCAGTTGCCTCAGCCATTCGCCATGCCCTGAGCACAGTGCTGTGA